In the Anomalospiza imberbis isolate Cuckoo-Finch-1a 21T00152 chromosome 3, ASM3175350v1, whole genome shotgun sequence genome, GGGCAGGTTTAAGGGGTCCGTCACGGCCTGGCGCGCTCGTTACCGGCAGCGAAGCGGGGGGCGGGAGGGAGCTGAGGGGCCGACCGGCGCCCCGCCGCCGGAGAGCGGAGGTTTTCGggcgccgggcggggccgggggcggctcTTGGCccgggggggcgggcggcgaCAGCAGCGGGGCCCGTAGGCGGCGCTGCGGAcgcggcgctgccgccgccgccgccgccgccgccgcagtcaccggcccggcccggcctggcctggccgTGAGGCGATGTCAGCGGCGGTGCCGTGCTCCGTGCGCGGCTGCTTGGCTCCGGGCCTCCGAGCCGCCGGGTAGAAACCTCACAATAAAAATCGTGCTCCAGGCCGGTGTGCGCTCTCTGTGCCGCTGGCCGCGTTCTGCTCGTTGTCCTCGTACATCAACAGCGTTTGGAGCAAGTGTGAATCAAGTATATAATGGAGAGTGCGGTTCTTGTTGATGAGATACGTGATAAAATTTGAGGCGATATCTGTGCGTTTAGTTTTACATGTACCAGGTTTGGCATCTGGGTGTCTTAGCAATAGAGGTCGCGTTTTAGCTTAGAAAAATCTGCGATTTTTCGCTGTTTTGTCAGGGCCAGTCatttagctttttcttccttgaaaaGGTTGCTGTTTATAATCTTCTGCAAAAGTAGGCAGAAGAATCTGACCAGTTtgaaattttttcctttttacataTCAAGCTACTTTTAATACTGTTGTGTTataaccccagctggcagcaaAGCACCATATAGCTCAGCGGGATGGGGAGAAGTGAATGAGAAAGGTAAAAATGAGGAAACTTGTGGATTGAGAGCAGTTTAATAATTGGAATGAGAATAAATCGTAATGAAAAGAGCAAAGAGAAACACAACCCAAGAAAACCAAGTATGATAAATGCAAGCAATTGCTCACCATGAACTTGCTGATGCCTAGGCAGTGGCTCCCTGTCCAGCTTTTCCTCCTGGTTTCCACCGCTGAGCATGACaccatatggtctggaatagCCTCTGGGTCAGTtagggtcagctgtcctggctgtgtcccttccCAACACTCTGTGCACCCTCAGCCTCCTCgctggtggggtggggtgaggcagaaaaggccttgactctgtgcaatccctgctcagcaataaggAAAACTTCCCTGTGTTGTCGACATTGTCTTCAGCACAAATCTAAAACACAACCCCCCATAccagctactgtgaagaaaattaactctaccccagcccaAAGTAGCACAAAGACCTTGCATTTGGTTTTAAAAACTGAAGCCATTTCATCCTTTGCTGACAGTAATAAAATATTGATCCTCTTTTTTTTAGATCCTTTGCATATTTTACCATTAAAGACAGACTTCCCCAGATCCTCACAAGAGTTATTGATACTTTGCATCgacataaaaatgaattttttgaaGAACATGGTGAGGTAAGAGTAAGGTCCCTATTTTCCCTGATGTTTATTTCCCTCTAGCCTTTGAGACCCTTTTTCTGCCTTGTTTTTACTGGTGAAGCTTGTCTCAGTCCTTTTCTCTGATATTTTTTtacaataatttctttctagtAGCTATTTTTGATTAGTTCTGTAACACACCTTTCTGTCCAACCTTTTCCTTCTGATCTGTCACATATGGAACTGCGTCACTTACTTTGGTTTTTGTGTTGATGCAGTGTTTGATAGACAGTAACACCTTCTGAACAAGACTGTGTTTCAACACTCTCTTCACCTCTAATAAGCAAAAAGTCCAATCTAAAAAGAAGTCCCATATGAAATTCATTTTAGATCTTGGATCTGTAATGTGCTTTATTcaccaaaatatattttgttgaATCAAGCTGTCATTTGTCGGGGACTCGCATGGCAATTAAAACTTTGCACATTCCATGAACAGTTGATCTGTGTCTCTACAGGAATAATGGTACAGAGTAGGAACTTTTGTTCTCCACTTTTTTCAGAAGGGTGTTGAAGCAGAGAAGAGAGCTATATCTTTCCTCTCCAAACTGCGGAATGAACTGCAAACAGATAAGCCAGTGACCCCTTTGGAAGATGAGTTGCCTGATGCTGCGCTGTGGAACCAATACCTGGACTACCAACGAAATTTACCAAATGGAAATGGAGAACCAAGTTGGTTTCAGTCCCCTTGGCTGTACGTAGAGTGTTACATGTATCGAAGAATTCATGCAGCATTAGCACAGAAGTAAGTATTTACTGGCTTGGTATGTTACTTTGCAAAGCATTGctctttcccatttttattttgggaaaaagaaagacagCTGAGGAGTAAGATAAAGGAAGATCTTAAGCTTTTACCATATTGCTTTTTCCTCAGCTTGCACATCAGATTTAAAATGAATACCTTTACTTCTTATATTTAGCAGAATTTGAAgcttattaattttttatgctTCAGTTTTGGTGAGTTGGTCTACATGAAAACTCTTAAGCTTGATTTTGCAGACTAATGTCAATTGAGATATGAAAACCATGTAGCATTCCTACAGGGTTTGTTGGTCTCGAATTTTCTCTTAAGTGTTAAATACAGAATATGAGAGCCACAAATCTGTTGGGAATTCTAACTTGTTTTGCTGCTTGCAATCTGAAGTTCCCATTTGAGAACTGTTTCTTACAGCAGTAGACCCATCTTAAGCAGCCCCTGTTGTTCATTCTACACCAGCTTCAGTTACAGCACTGCTTGCAGACCATGTATTGCATCAAACTTTGGGAGCTGATACTGGTTAAAAATAACTGGACAGGAAAAACTTGTTGTGCTGGTACCATAGAGATGTGCCAGTACAACGTCATGGGGTAGGAATGAACAGTTTAAGATCTTGTTGCTGCCAAAAAAATTGGAAAGCTCCCCGAGTACGGATTTACCCTTAGTGTTGAGATACAAACACAGTAATGGGACTCAGTTTCCACTGGTATGTTGTGTAATTTGAACTCTTGAACCAAAAGCTTCAAATACGAGTTTGATGCCCTGGATTGCTCTTAAAAAGCTGAGCAgatacttttcatttttaagtttCTTGATCTCCATTATTGCTCTTAAGCATATGCTTGGATGGAAGTTCAATCATTTGTTGAAAGGTTGTCATGCAAATATGTCTCATAATAGATTGAcctataatttttatatattacaACATTTTCACTTGTCATGGTAATTTTCCAAAATCCTAGTAAAGACTTCCATAGGAATAACTTCCTAACTGGAAGTGAATTTGGTATGGGAAGTACCCTccaacacacacaaacacatttaaaatCAGGCCAGCTTTTCTTGACTTTAGTTCACTTGTATGTTACAGCTTTAATACTCTTATCTGAAGATCAGAGTTCAAAATGTTCATTGTCTGTGCAGTTCCCAGAGTTGTTGTGATTGAATGCTTGTTCACTTTCAGAATATATTGCTATATAAAGATGCCTTGCATAGTGTCTGTTTTAGCAAGATGCAATATTAAGCTGTTATGGAGATACGTGAAAATCTAGTATGACAAATTAGAAGTGGAAAATCTAAGGCCTGTAGTACAGTCTAAAGAAGCTGACCTTTGAACTTCCTTTTCGTGTGCTGTAATGAAGAATGTGGGAAGTATGTCAACATATTTGTTCTTCTCTTTTTAGCCCACCTATTGACAACTTTGATGTATTTAAGGAAGGAAAGGCTCAAAATTTCTTTGAATCCCAAGAAGCTGTTATTGCCTTATGCACTTACTTTCAGGAACTTCTTAAGAACATCAAGGATCTAGATGAAAAGCAACTTCAGGAGGAACTTTTTAAGCTATTGCAGGTAAACTGGTAGTACTTAACGCAAGAATTGAAAATATCATTCCTATGAAACAAACAGGAATTTGAGGTTATAAATAATCAGAACTTCATACGGAAATTAAAATATAGATATTTGGTTTGTTAAAGTGTGATGAAGTCCTGATAGCCCTACTGTATTGCTGCtattctgaaaatatattttgggtACTTGTTTTAAATGTGACACTTTTTTATTAATGGCTGGTCTTTGTCGTGTGTATGAAAACCCAGCAATTTTTCCGTCAAAACCAGTATCTCTCAAAACATTTTACGTCAAATTCCAGATTACCTTTTTGGTATTTACCTATAATTTCTTAAAACAGTTAATTTTAGTTGgcactttaaatatttttagacttctttggagaaaaaaattagaagtcAGTCTGGGTCAGAAGTggtttaaaagctttttaacaGCATTATTCTTGGAATGTAATGCCTTTGGGTAGAAACCCCAAAGTATTGTAGGATTACAAATAAGTCCATTGGCTGGCAACATGTATGTCAGGTATTTGATGAATCTTCATAAAGAGCTCATTAGTGAGTactaaaaatacatatatctaAAATACTTATTTGGCTGcacataataaaaaaataagtctgcttttattattcctttttctgtgtTACCACTGATATTTTTTGGAATTGTAGTATGGagaatatttctgttttgagCTTTGTGAGCAATGTGTTTATGTTGATCTAAATCTCCCATCTTTGTCACTTCTGATGCCTGTGTAAATGCAGAGCTTTGTTTGGTTTCTTCCACAAAATCTTGTCTGTGTTGAGATACCTGGACAAGGAGTTGAGTTTTATTAAAGCTTAGAAGAATATGTGGAGTTAGAGCCTTTATTACCTAAAACAAAAACCAGGGAACAAAATCTTCAGTGTATGTGAAGTTGAGAATGTAACTACAGTGAGACTTAGtaaatggtttctttttttttctttttttttttttttgtttgtttttttttctttttttatttttttttctttttttttctttttttttccctctaggTGTCATTATGGGGCAATAAGTGTGACCTTTCTTTTTCAGCTGGTGAAGACAGCTCTCAGAAATCTAGTCCTTTGCAATCCCTGGAAAACATGGTACCTTACATCTTAGTGAATGATATGGAAAAAGTTTGGTCACTACttgaaaatgccaaaaaaaatagaacagaaaGAAGTAATGTTAGAGTTGACATAATCCTGGATAATGCTGGATTTGAACTTGTAAGTGATCTTGTGTTGGCTGATTTCTTGTTGTCGTCAAAGCTAGCTGATGAAGTTTATTTTCATGGAAAAAGTATTCCATGGTATGTATCAGATACCACAAAGCATGATTTTAACTGGACTATTAAACAACTGGGGTCAGCTAATCATATGTGGATGTCTAGATGTGGAATAAACTGGGAGGGCAATTTGAAAAAGGGAGTTTGGGTTTTCCATGACCACATGTTTTGGACTTTACCACATGATTTTTCCAGTATGAGTGAAGTTGCTCCTGACTTGTATGCTGAGTTACAGAAGTCAAACTTGCTTCTCTTTAAAGGTGATCTAAACTATAGAAAATTAACAGGAGATAGAAAATGGGAATACAGTGTCCTGTTTCATCAAGCCTTGAATAAGTTTCATCCTGCGCCTCTCTGTAGTTTGAGAACGCTGAAATCTGACACTCAGGTTGGCCTGAAACCTGGACAAGGTGAGCAAATTCAGGCTTCTGAACCTGAGTGGATGGTAAGTGGAAAATACGGGGTAGTTCAGTTTGATGCTGGTCTCTAGTTAAATGATTTGTAATATTCTGAAAGAGACATTAAGTCTgacttgaatttttttctctgttccaTGCTAGGCTTCAGTAAAGATTCTTTTTTGTTTGCGCTTTTTCCTCCCAAGTGATTTGTTGTTTTTGTCCTGCAGAAGACTTTCATGTTgtgtaaatatttataaactGTCTTTGTATACATAAATCAATCTGAATTTCaatacattttgttttcctgttgtCCAATGTCATCAGATATTTAAGATGAATATTTAGTTGTCCATAGTATTTTTTCTTCATCAGTGAGTATGAGTTTAATGAGTGAAAGCTTTACAAGTGAAAAATTAGCTTCAGAAACAATTTCCCCAATGCCACATTAGCATAAATTTACTTATTTCGGAATAATTTGTGCTCCCTGTCATTTCATGCATTGCATGAAAGTTTGTGTTTTAGAGAATTCAGAAGTTAATTATGGACAGAttattttgatgttttgaggGTAGTTGGCATTACATTAAGGGATAAGTTATTGGGTGGCAGCTTGTAAACATTCATGTAGAATTGAAAATTGAATTTCACTTTTAAAGCACAAGTGAATGTTACTAGCCAGTTTGCCTGTGGGAGAGTTGCCCCATCTGGTAGGAAGAGTAGTGGGAGAAAGGACAATCGCATTTTAAGAATATTGAAGATACTGTTTATTTAGAAACTCTACCAGAAAAAGAAGCACACAGAAAAGCCtccccaaacaaaaaattaatgaaaccCAAGCAGCTGCATTAACTGGACTTTAGTTTTTATGCAGACTTGATCTGCAAGTGGCCTGTCAGCAGTGTATGTATGAGATTCGAGCACACCTGTTTCCTTCTGTTGTAATTCTCTTTATGTTTCAAATGTATTTGTTtgagggtttttgtttggttggttgttttttaagAAGGATGCCTTAATTTCTAGGGAGGATATACAGCCCCATTTGCAGTGAGAAGTACAGGGTAGAGAAGCATATGCCATACAGGTTTCTGTTAACTGGAGTTGTTAGGTGCCCATTTCTGCTCTTCTACTCTGGTCTCAAAAGCTGCTGCTCGTTTTGTTCATACAACAAAGATCTAGACAGTGGATAAATATGTTCCAAATGCTGATGACTTTGattatttgggtttattttcttcttcttaaatCTGAAAGGGTATTTTAAGGTTCCAAGGTCAAGTATTCAAAAACAAAGATGCAAGGAATTTCATGAGGCAGTTGTAGGGAGAGTTAAAATTTTAAGACTTGGGTTTACTGCTCTTATCCCCTTTGAATCTTTGGCTTAGTACTCCTACAGTGTGAATTAATCCTCATCCTTAGGCACCTGATTGaactgcagaaattaaaaatctaGTCACGAAGTCTGAAGGTCCGACTGCTGAAGGTTTCTGACTGGAGAGAGCTCAACAGCACTCCAGCTTTAGTGCTTTGATCAAATATGTAAAAGACGGGATGAGTTTGTGCActggagcctcagtgggtcATCTTTGAAAAGGTTGTTAACTTGTTTCAAGTGCATTTTGAAGAAACAGCTTTGGGTCAAGAACAGAGAGATGGAAGTTGTGGAATATGTGGAATGAGAACATCATACTTGCTCAGAGAGACAAAATCAATTGGGGACGAAATCTGCTTTGCCTCGGCTCAGATTGTAAGGTGCTGACTTAATTTGCTGGAGAGGTTTAAAAGTGTATAATGGACAAGAAGAGAAAGTCACTGTTGAGACCACCCTTGACAAATAGATTTGCCTCTTATGCAATCCTTACACATGCTGAGAAACTTGATTTAGTTTTTTACTGGTGGTtactgtgtccctgtgcccaggttGCTTTCAGGCTGTTATTTCTGGGAATTCACAATGGAGATTGGGGAAAATTAATAATATGAAGTAATGATAAATACAGTGCTACAAAATATGAAATCAATTAGGAGATGCAGTGGCATTTGCTCAGTATTACTGAATTCTGAAGATTACTACAAGACATGTAATTCTTAGCTTAGCATGTGAATGCTAATGTATGACATGATgtcatgctgaaaaaaaattgctttgttcTCCAGTTGATTAAAAGTGCAGTTTCCATCTTTTGCCCCTCACAAAGAGAAGTTTATGTGGTAACACACAGTGTGACTATGTGGCTGTGTAAGGAATGCACAGCCATATCTTCCAAATGCTTGTCTTCTGTAGCTGTAATTGCAAAGTGCTATCTCTAGGCAGAACTGAATATGCAGCATACTTTTATGTGTGTGGGTTGGCtatatttttgtaaaattttGATTGATTgtatgaaaaaaagagaaagtaacATCAGTGTTGCTGTTACAGCAGTGTTACAGTCTCCCATGACACAACAAAGTTGTGAAGACATATTCCAGTGAGGCACAGTGCTCTTCTGACGGGTTTGCTACAGTTTACTTAAAAATAGGAAACACTTTTGTAGCTATTCAGTGTTAATTACTTTTTGTAACACAGCTTCCTGAAATGCCAGCATGAACTTATTGCATTTAGGTGGAATTTAAAAACATAACCTGAAGCGTGTGTTAGAACACTAGCATGTGCTGTAatatagcattttttttccttgagtaTTTAAGGAAGTTCCTTCTATACATCTGTTACAACTGATTGCCCAAAATGCTTCTGCAGTATAACTCCGGAGCTATTGATTTGTACATCCAAATTTTTGAGATTTTCATTTCATATGCCATTTGAATATTTATGGCAAAAGCCAAAGGCGATTTCAGTAATTCTGAGaaccacaacaaaaaaatgttttttactttttttttgtcttctacCTTTTGAACAACTGTATTTGTAAGTCAGTTTTTGATCATGACTTTGATTGTTGATGAAATAGAAGGAAAGTAATGTCACAGGCACAGTGAAAGGCAGTACACACATCTGTCTGAATACTTGATAAGTTATCCTGTAAGATATCTACAATAATTTCTTATGTATATAAGgtttcttaaaataaatcatTTGATGTGGAAAATAAGTTGATTGTATGACTAGAAGCTTGTAAGaatattgaaataaattatataattttGTGCAAATCAGACATTGTTATACTATTTCAGTGGCTAGAGAAGACAACTTAAAATAATTCAGGTCTTAgttcctgaatttttttttctttgaaatggaTTTTATGCATAAACCTATAAAGCATATTTATTCAATGAGGTTTTGAAAGATACAGGTGCAAGAGATGGGTATCATAAAATGTTCTTCTGTAACAAGACAGGGCAATAATAAggaattttctaatttttatgcTACTTGTACTCCTGTTAAAATTTcaaaaccttaaaaataattGAGTATCTCTTAAATGTATCTGGTACTTAATTACTAAGGTTGGTGCAGCTGATTATGTAATTTCCAGAATCACTTCTAGACGTGATAGGTGCTCCATGTGTTGtcagcaaaaatgaaaatattttgttgttacTGTAactaaaatatttccaaaacacTTTGGTTTACACACCTTGCTGATGTCCCATAAACCCTGACTGTTGTTGTTGAAACAGTTTCTTTAAAGTTCATAGTGTTATTTGCATTCACGGTTAACAACTTGTGAACATTTATCTCCTGTGCTGTCAAACAGCATAGGAAAAAGTTTACTCTGTTGCATGAAAATTACTCTATGAAATGGTTTTAATCTAAAAAGAAACCCTTAATTGTGTCTAAAGTAAaaattccaaaatggaatcttGTACTgaactgttgggtttttttcacttaagTTTGTTTGCTTACCAGCTTTCTGTTTACCCAAAATTACAGATCAAAGacttgtaattatttttatttaaaccaAAATGTAAGTTGAAATTCACCTAACACTTATCtaaggattttaaaataaaactgagaaTGTGCTGGTTAAAGTggtccttttctttctttttcatatgCTAATGGCAGAACACATGTGAGGGAAAACATCCTCTAACATGgactgtttgttttcttgtttgcttctgttttcttttttgttttttgttttttttttaaaggttttgaaAACTTCTATACATTTTTATTCTTGCTGATATACTTCTGTTTCTAACAGCCTGCAAATAAAAAGTCCATTTACatgtatttttacattaattAAGAATTAGTTTATGGATTATTCCACATTCTGCCTCAGGTTTGCAGTTGTGAATTCTGCAGGCATGTTCTGAGAAGGGTTTTTATTTACAATGCTTTTTTGAAGTTTAACTCATCTGGCTTTGCTTCcactttgaaagaaatataaaatgtcCTCTTATGGTAACTTAGAGTGAATAAACATTTCTAGTACTTGTGTGTTGCTTCTCTTGTATTACTTTTCAGTAAGTGACATAATCACAACCTTTCAAACTCCCTGTGAAGAAAAATTTTCATACTtgtagaaatttatttttcctgggaTTCTTCTTACTTCTTCCAAGTCTAATGAAGTAACAGATTAAAAGCTGAGATAAGATACATCAAGATATATACTATGGgcttttttatttactttcttaATGTTAACTAATTGATTAGTCTCACAGTACCATGGTAAGACTGATGCCTTCCAAGTGACTCTAATTGATGAAAGGCCTGATGATGCATATCATGGACTTGCATTTGGAATAGGTTTCATCTCTTATCTCCCACTTCCTAAAAACATACCATTAATTGTCATAGGTCAGGATGTGCACTGAGTTCTGGTCCTAGATGGTATGTGTACacacataatttttaattttagtctAGGATCTGGGTAAAAGGCAGAACCATTCAGGAAAAAGGGTTAGGTCCAGGAGTGTTCCCTCAAGCTAGCTGAAGGGCCTTGCTACCTACTTTTCCTTCTGTCCAGTGACTCTTGTGTTATCTGCGTGGGCCCTATTTCTGCTCAAGGAGCATGTGTGCCCCTGGGATCAGGTTAGGGAATTAGGAGACAGGTAAATTCCTCCAGACTGAGAAGGGCCTTCAACTTGCAGTGAGGGCTTGAGTTTCTTTATGTGAACAAATagcattcccatttttccataGCTGGTTGTATTCTTGTTTTTGGTAATCCTGAATTAGAGCTACACTTGAGTGCTTTTGCCATGTATTGGATGCACAGCTTTCACTGCATCCATGATGCTAGACTGGCCCTTGGaagttttgctgctgttttgctgGAGTGTGATGGAAGCATTAGCAGGAAATACTTGCTTGGGACAAATCCGGGAGTTTTCATACATGTGTAGAAACCTAAGATCCACAAACAGAGGATTTGCAAAATAACTGCATGGGTTGAGTTGGGACTTTCAAGGACTTTGTGTCTGGTTTAAGTTCCTCAAACTGAAAATGACCCAATGTATCAGCACCAGCAGCTTTCCCTTACACAGATTCCCACTTCTTTCCCAAGCTTTATTGGTTCCTCTATATGCATATTGCATTTTCACCATCCCCTTTGTCCAGGGGGGAAGTCCAGGGTTGTAAAACCAGGTTATTCCCTTCAGAAGATTGCTGACCCCACCTCATGTGCTTATCACAGAGACATCATCACATGACTTCTggctttgaaattatttttacatatcCATTCTCATTTAGACACCTGCAGAATATCAGCTGGTACATTTTTGAATGTACTGGGCGCTGGAATTGGGGTTTCATAACACCGATCAATTTGAGCATCTTTTCTCAACACCGAGCATTTTCATGGAAGGGAAAGtttgtattaattttaaaattatttttttattcaaaaattaGTGTGGCTTTATTAGGTCCCTACATTCAAGATATTTGCATCATTCTTTGCTCAGAAAGGCTGAGAACATCCTTTCCATGTATTTTATGAAATACAACATGAAGAATTTGATTAATGAAAATGACTCCTCAAAATTATTTGGAATTAAAACTCCCAAATTAACCCTTCCTAATTTATTTCCTgtccctgttaaggaaaaagaaacacgAAATTCTTCTGAGAACTCTACTTTTAAATACTAGCAAACAAGGgtaaagcattttaaaagtgTGAGCATTTTGTAATAAGttagttttttttctcagtcaaATGGCTTGAAGAGTGGGTATTGCACCTGTTCTTTTTCAGAGCGCTACATGACATTTCTACTtttcttcatcctttttttttttttggtctcttTTGTTGTTACTCTTGTTACAGTTCACCAGAATAAAGTGAGTTTTTTTAAGAGCAAATAACTTCATAGATCTGCAGTAAGACACAGCTGTATAAGCACTCCCTC is a window encoding:
- the ARMT1 gene encoding damage-control phosphatase ARMT1, coding for MAAVPALPVSLSGRFKGSFAYFTIKDRLPQILTRVIDTLHRHKNEFFEEHGEKGVEAEKRAISFLSKLRNELQTDKPVTPLEDELPDAALWNQYLDYQRNLPNGNGEPSWFQSPWLYVECYMYRRIHAALAQNPPIDNFDVFKEGKAQNFFESQEAVIALCTYFQELLKNIKDLDEKQLQEELFKLLQVSLWGNKCDLSFSAGEDSSQKSSPLQSLENMVPYILVNDMEKVWSLLENAKKNRTERSNVRVDIILDNAGFELVSDLVLADFLLSSKLADEVYFHGKSIPWYVSDTTKHDFNWTIKQLGSANHMWMSRCGINWEGNLKKGVWVFHDHMFWTLPHDFSSMSEVAPDLYAELQKSNLLLFKGDLNYRKLTGDRKWEYSVLFHQALNKFHPAPLCSLRTLKSDTQVGLKPGQGEQIQASEPEWMVSGKYGVVQFDAGL